The Cyprinus carpio isolate SPL01 chromosome A5, ASM1834038v1, whole genome shotgun sequence genome has a segment encoding these proteins:
- the LOC109095769 gene encoding LOW QUALITY PROTEIN: small G protein signaling modulator 1-like (The sequence of the model RefSeq protein was modified relative to this genomic sequence to represent the inferred CDS: inserted 1 base in 1 codon; deleted 1 base in 1 codon), giving the protein MTTTTAEAETRQRLLRNVKKEVKQIMEEAVTRKFVHEDSSHIVSFCAAVEACVLHGLKRRAAGFLRSNKIAALFTKVGKSFPPAEELCRKAQELELVFESKRSQSISYSESNRKMSKVPNFSPQAVRHLWIHTALIEKVLDKIVLYLVENSSKFYEKEAILMDPVDGPILASLLVGPCALEYTKMKTADHFWTDPSADELVQRHRIHSGHCRQDSPTKRPALCIQKRHSSSSMDERPSPSPFARDYVESLHQNSRATLLFGKNNVLVQPRDDMEAIPGYLSLHQTADCMTLKWTPNQLMNGSMGDLDYERSVYWDYAMTIRLEEIVYLHCHQQVDCGGTVVLVSQDGIQRPPLRFPRGGHLLQFLSCLENGLLPHGQLDPPLWSQRGKGKVFPKLKKRCPQGSSDSVSDKEEEEATDYVFRIVFPNRQSEFVAPEFIDQGVNMWHPTPRKSSCSSCSQSSFFDGAPPNGCNHERAPLKLLCDNMKNQIISRAFYGWLAYCRHLSTVRTHLSGLVNHTIVEPDVPTDAYGGLTTEVWQKFLEDCSTYEEKELLRLVYFGGVDPSLRKEVWPFLLGHYQFGMSEAERKEVDEQMRACYEQTMSEWLGCEAIVKQREKEQHAVAIAKCSSGASIDSTTQRIMHRDSTISNESSQSCSSGRQRDSRLQSDSSSSTQVFESVEEVDQIESEPKSEDKQVSKISNGTPQNGTSSPDSGHPSSRNFSVTSGQSDSLSTEDSGIHDPSLKAQLQLAVSKERFESSSGEEGKLTEEGETKSVEKLGVREYSKIEVNKVLSSDAVVTKSERSKKATESSDKRAEVETGVLKTARDAFEAPAAARSHMTKTEVGESPERTLTSKNEALAQRTESDIPKATEVVQSTPPELKMNENRVNVDIERSHMGIKDIRAIEEKPLVTKDHKLSDALEQKVVADTLVSVSKEDDTEKKXVKTNETSQYKDSKIYMDDANNISATQIAFRPGDEKEKKTMKTSDLPNEAGTAASVLLKTTGTEQRKEKVVTTRTTHKEMLRNAPVVEEMVVPLVHEAFSTREMGEAQDATESDESPSAIEMEEIPTAKVSWPGRKSSPRTKGNEQTTVPVLELRLEEAHGKPSSDGINSEEPEMESLCPQLDSLAVNTTNEATSPVSSIGTTYSQELLDMYTLNLHRIDKDVQRCDRNYWYFTPANLEKLRNIMCSYIWQHLEIGYVQGMCDLLAPLLVILDDEAMAFSCFTELMKRMNQNFPHGGAMDTHFANMRSLIQILDSELFELMHQNGDYTHFYFCYRWFLLDFKRELVYDDVFAVWEVIWAAKCVSSSHFVLFIALALVEIYRDIILENNMDFTDIIKFFNEMAEHHNIKQILTLARDLVCKVQTLIENK; this is encoded by the exons ATGACCACTACAACAGCAG AAGCCGAGACCCGCCAGAGACTGCTGCGAAACGTGAAGAAGGAG GTCAAGCAGATCATGGAGGAAGCAGTCACAAGGAAGTTTGTTCATGAAGACAGCAGCCATATTGTCTCATTCTGTG cTGCTGTTGAAGCCTGTGTGCTTCATGGGTTGAAGAGGAGAGCTGCTGGTTTCCTACGAAGCAACAAGATAGCTGCACTCTTCACCAAAGTGGGCAAAAGCTTCCCTCCAGCTGAGGAGCTGTGCAGAAAAGCCCAGGAGCTGGAGCTGGTCTTTGAAAGCAA ACGAAGTCAGTCTATTTCTTACAGCGAGAGCAACCGTAAGATGTCCAAAGTCCCAAACTTCTCGCCTCAGGCTGTCAGACACTTGTGGATCCACACAGCACTCATTGAGAAAGTGCTGGACAAGATTGTACTGTACCTGGTGGAAAACAGCAG TAAGTTTTACGAGAAGGAGGCTATCCTAATGGATCCTGTGGACGGCCCTATCCTCGCCTCTTTGTTAG tgGGCCCCTGTGCGTTAGAGTACACTAAAATGAAGACGGCAGATCATTTCTGGACAGATCCTTCAGCTGACGAGTTGGTGCAAAGGCATCGTATTCACAGTGGCCACTGCCGACAAGACTCACCTACAAAGAGACCTGCCCTCTGC ATTCAGAAAAGACACTCCAGTAGTAGTATGGATGAAAGGCCATCTCCCTCCCCCTTCGCCAGAGACTACGTGGAGTCTCTTCATCAGAATTCCAGAGCGACCCTCCTGTTCGGAAAGAACAACGTACTGGTGCAGCcg AGGGATGATATGGAAGCAATCCCAGGGTACCTCTCTCTACACCAGACGGCTGACTGCATGACGCTGAAATGGACGCCAAATCAGCTAATGAACGGCTCCATGGGAGATCTTGACTATGAGAGGAG TGTTTACTGGGACTACGCCATGACAATCCGCCTGGAAGAGATTGTGTACTTGCATTGTCATCAGCAGG TGGACTGTGGGGGAACAGTGGTTCTGGTTAGTCAGGATGGGATTCAAAGGCCTCCGCTTCGTTTTCCCCGTGGTGGTCACCTCCTACAGTTCCTCTCCTGTCTGGAAAATGGTCTGCTGCCTCACGGCCAGTTAGACCCTCCACTTTGGTCCCAGAGAggaaag GGTAAAGTATTTCCTAAGCTAAAGAAGAGATGTCCACAGGGATCCTCAGACTCTGTCTCAgacaaagaagaggaagaagcaaCAGATTATGTCTTCCGCATTGTTTTCCCAAACAGGCAGTCAGAATTTG TGGCTCCAGAATTCATAGATCAGGGAGTAAACATGTGGCACCCAACACCAAGGAAATCATCTTGCTCTTCCTGCTCACAGAGTAGTTTCTTTGATGGAGCACCACCTAATGGATGTAACCATGAAAG GGCCCCTCTGAAGTTGCTGTGTGACAATATGAAGAACCAGATCATCTCCCGAGCTTTCTATGGAT GGCTGGCGTACTGCCGTCACCTGTCCACGGTACGCACTCACCTGTCTGGCCTTGTCAATCACACTATTGTGGAACCAGATGTGCCCACTGACGCCTATGGTGGGCTCACAACAGAAGTGTGGCAGAAGTTTCTTGAAGACTGCAGt ACCTATGAGGAGAAGGAGTTACTGAGGCTAGTTTATTTCGGTGGAGTTGACCCTTCTTTGCGAAAGGAAGTCTGGCCTTTCCTGCTGGGTCATTACCAATTTgggatgtctgaggctgagagaAAAGAg gtggATGAGCAGATGCGAGCGTGCTATGAGCAAACAATGAGCGAATGGTTAGGGTGTGAGGCCATTGTTaagcagagagaaaaagaacaGCACGCTGTGGCGATAGCCAAGTGTTCGTCTGGGGCGAGTATAGACAGCACCACACAAAGAATAATGCACCGTGACTCCACCATCAGCAATGAG TCCTCGCAGAGCTGTAGTTCAGGCAGGCAAAGAGATTCCAGGCTGCAGAGCGACTCCAGCAGCAGTACTCAA GTGTTTGAGTCTGTTGAAGAGGTCGACCAGATTGAGTCTGAGCCCAAGAGTGAAGACAAACAGGTTTCCAAAATCTCAAATGGAACACCCCAAAATGGCACCAGTTCTCCAGACTCTGGTCACCCCTCTTCCAGAAACTTCTCTGTTACTTCTGGTCAGTCAGACTCCTTGAGCACAGAAGACAGTGGGATACATGACCCAAGCCTTAAAGCCCAGCTACAGCTAGCAGTATCAAAGGAAAGGTTTGAAAGTTCATCTGGAGAGGAAGGAAAGCTGACTGAGGAAGGTGAGACCAAATCGGTTGAGAAACTAGGTGTGAGAGAATATAGTAAAATTGAGGTTAACAAAGTGTTGTCTTCGGATGCAGTTGTGACAAAATCAGAGAGAAGCAAGAAGGCCACAGAGAGCTCCGATAAAAGGGCAGAGGTCGAGACAGGGGTGTTGAAAACAGCTCGAGATGCTTTTGAGGCTCCTGCAGCAGCTCGCAGCCACATGACCAAAACAGAAGTGGGCGAATCTCCAGAGAGAACTTTGACATCAAAAAATGAAGCACTGGCACAGCGAACTGAGTCAGATATTCCCAAAGCAACAGAGGTCGTTCAATCGACTCCTCCAGAGTTGAAGATGAATGAGAATCGGGTAAATGTGGACATTGAAAGGTCCCACATGGGAATTAAAGATATTAGAGCAATCGAGGAGAAACCTTTGGTAACAAAAGATCATAAATTGTCAGATGCACTTGAGCAGAAGGTTGTAGCAGACACACTGGTGTCTGTTTCAAAGGAGGATGATACAGAGAAGA CTGTAAAAACCAATGAAACAAGCCAATATAAAGACTCCAAGATATACATGGATGATGCCAACAATATTAGTGCCACACAGATAGCTTTTAGACCAGGTgatgagaaagagaagaagactATGAAGACCAGTGATTTACCCAATGAAGCTGGAACAGCAGCATCAGTTCTCCTAAAAACCACTGGTACAGAGCAAAGAAAAGAGAAGGTTGTTACAACGAGGACCACACATAAAGAAATGCTGAGAAACGCTCCAGTAGTTGAGGAGATGGTGGTTCCTTTGGTGCATGAAGCTTTTAGCACAAGAGAGATGGGTGAAGCCCAAGATGCAACTGAGTCAGACGAGTCTCCCTCTGCCATTGAAATGGAAGAGATTCCTACAGCTAAAGTGTCC TGGCCTGGGAGGAAGAGTTCACCCAGAACCAAGGGTAATGAGCAGACAACTGTACCTGTATTGGAACTCAGACTGGAGGAAGCTCATGGAAAGCCCAGCTCTGATGGAATTAATTCTGAGGAGCCAGAGATGGAGAGTCTTTGCCCACAGCTTGATTCACTGGCTGTGAACACTACGAATGAAGCTACCTCTCCAGTTTCCTCTATAGGCACCACTTATTCT CAAGAGCTTTTGGACATGTACACTCTAAATCTGCACCGCATTGATAAAGACGTTCAGCGCTGTGACAGAAATTACTGGTACTTCACACCTGCTAACTTGGAAAAACTACGCAATATCATGTGCAG TTATATCTGGCAGCACCTGGAAATTGGATATGTCCAGGGCATGTGTGACCTGCTCGCTCCCTTGTTAGTTATTCTAGATGATG AGGCCATGGCCTTCAGTTGTTTCACTGAACTAATGAAAAGGATGAATCAAAATTTTCCTCATGGAGGTGCGATGGACACCCACTTTGCCAACATGAGATCTCTGATCCAG ATCCTAGACTCAGAGCTGTTTGAGCTAATGCATCAGAATGGGGACTACACCCACTTCTACTTCTGCTATCGCTGGTTTCTTCTTGACTTTAAAAGAG AGTTGGTGTATGATGATGTGTTTGCTGTTTGGGAGGTCATCTGGGCTGCTAAGTGTGTCTCCTCCAGCCATTTTGTGCTCTTCATTGCTCTTGCATTGGTGGAGATATACAGAGACATCATTCTAGAAAACAATATGGACTTCACAGACATCATCAAGTTTTTCAAtg aaatggCTGAGCATCACAATATCAAGCAAATTCTGACTCTGGCTCGAGACCTGGTGTGCAAAGTGCAGACACTTATAGAGAACAAGTAA